One stretch of Aquimarina sp. Aq107 DNA includes these proteins:
- a CDS encoding AI-2E family transporter produces the protein MNSKTIAYGILRALGIVVGVVILLWFLYKIQSILLYVTFAAVISLMGRPLVLFLKRRLKFNNSLAVIFTLFITIGLFLSLFLLFVPIITEQGQLIGEIDINEVGDDLDRLNQEISDYFNVEKLNFIELIKQTDLMEFFDLKAIPDAINTFLSGFGALLIGLFSVLFISFFLLKDSKLLEKSLMVFAKKEDETRFMRAFNKIKDLLSRYFVGLLLQIFILFVLYTILLLIFGVHNAIAVALIAAIFNLIPYVGPLFGGALVLILAATSNLGYDFQSVILPKLTYILIGYIVIQLIDNFLNQPLIFGNSVKSHPLEIFLAILIFGALFGIGGLIVAVPFYTAIKVIAKEFLSEYKIVKQLTKEL, from the coding sequence ATGAATTCAAAAACAATCGCATATGGGATTCTAAGAGCCCTAGGAATCGTTGTCGGAGTAGTCATTTTACTTTGGTTTTTATATAAAATACAATCTATTCTTCTCTATGTTACTTTTGCTGCGGTAATTTCTTTAATGGGAAGACCACTTGTATTATTCCTAAAAAGACGATTAAAATTCAATAACTCACTTGCGGTAATATTTACACTTTTTATCACCATTGGTCTCTTTCTTAGTTTATTTCTTTTGTTTGTGCCTATCATTACAGAACAAGGACAATTGATTGGAGAAATTGATATAAATGAAGTTGGAGATGATTTAGATCGTTTAAACCAAGAAATCAGTGATTACTTTAATGTAGAAAAATTGAATTTTATAGAACTAATTAAACAAACTGATTTAATGGAATTCTTTGACTTAAAAGCGATTCCTGATGCTATCAACACTTTTTTAAGTGGTTTTGGCGCCTTATTAATTGGGTTGTTTTCTGTTCTATTTATTTCTTTTTTTCTATTAAAAGACAGTAAATTATTGGAAAAGAGTTTGATGGTTTTTGCCAAGAAAGAAGATGAAACTAGGTTTATGCGTGCGTTTAATAAAATCAAAGATTTATTATCTAGATACTTTGTTGGCTTACTACTACAAATATTTATACTATTCGTTTTATATACTATTTTATTATTGATTTTTGGAGTTCACAATGCTATTGCAGTTGCTTTAATTGCGGCTATTTTCAACTTAATACCTTACGTAGGCCCATTATTTGGTGGAGCTTTGGTATTAATCTTGGCCGCGACAAGTAATTTGGGATACGATTTTCAATCTGTTATTCTTCCTAAATTAACCTATATTTTAATAGGATATATCGTAATACAGCTAATTGATAATTTCTTAAATCAGCCTTTGATTTTCGGAAACAGTGTAAAATCACATCCTTTAGAGATTTTCCTTGCTATACTTATTTTTGGTGCATTATTTGGAATTGGAGGTCTAATTGTAGCTGTGCCTTTTTATACAGCTATTAAGGTAATTGCAAAAGAATTTTTATCTGAGTATAAAATTGTTAAGCAGTTAACTAAAGAATTGTAA
- a CDS encoding TrmH family RNA methyltransferase yields the protein MPTQLTHETTVFIKKQFPITLICDSVNSPANIGSIFRIADSFGVEQIYFCGQNITIVSKRMERTARSTHKTIPYQHHEHILPLIDNLKLKGYKVVGLEITENSIPVSTKLFSADDKIALVIGEEKLGISEDVLTKLMKSIHINMYGTNSSMNVATATGIALYEITKQLMIDDQ from the coding sequence ATGCCAACGCAACTAACTCACGAAACCACAGTTTTTATCAAAAAACAATTTCCTATTACTTTGATCTGTGATAGCGTAAATTCTCCTGCTAATATCGGTAGTATTTTTAGAATTGCAGATAGTTTTGGTGTGGAACAAATTTACTTCTGTGGCCAAAACATAACTATTGTTAGTAAAAGAATGGAACGAACTGCAAGATCAACGCACAAAACAATTCCTTACCAACATCACGAGCATATTCTACCATTAATAGACAACTTAAAATTGAAAGGATACAAAGTTGTTGGTTTAGAAATTACAGAAAATAGTATACCGGTTTCTACAAAATTATTTTCGGCTGATGATAAAATTGCACTTGTTATTGGTGAAGAAAAACTAGGAATTTCTGAAGATGTACTAACAAAATTGATGAAAAGTATACATATCAATATGTATGGCACTAACAGTAGTATGAACGTTGCTACAGCTACGGGTATTGCACTATATGAAATCACAAAACAATTGATGATTGATGATCAATAG
- a CDS encoding DUF4159 domain-containing protein codes for MTKKLTSFLFLVAFSGVVLAQDIAVLQYNGGGDWYSNPTALPNLISFCNQNIQTGMSAKPKTVKPESVDIYQYPYIHMTGHGNVFFTEQDAENLRNYLLSGGFLHIDDNYGMERYIRKELIKVFPDQELVELPVSHPIFSAKYKFPQGLPKIHEHDGERPQALGITYEGRLVLLFTFESDLGDGWENPEIHNDSEEVRQKALKMGANIIKYAFEN; via the coding sequence ATGACCAAAAAACTTACAAGTTTTCTTTTTCTAGTGGCATTCTCTGGAGTTGTTTTAGCACAGGATATTGCTGTATTACAATACAATGGAGGTGGTGACTGGTACAGTAACCCTACCGCATTACCGAATTTGATTAGTTTTTGTAATCAGAATATTCAAACCGGAATGAGTGCCAAACCTAAAACGGTAAAACCAGAAAGTGTTGATATTTACCAATATCCATATATACATATGACTGGTCACGGAAATGTTTTCTTTACGGAACAAGATGCAGAAAATTTACGAAATTATCTATTGAGTGGTGGATTTTTGCATATTGATGATAATTATGGAATGGAACGATATATTAGAAAAGAATTGATCAAAGTTTTTCCCGATCAAGAATTAGTAGAATTACCAGTATCACATCCGATATTTTCTGCTAAATATAAATTTCCACAAGGACTCCCTAAAATACACGAACACGATGGAGAAAGGCCTCAAGCATTGGGAATTACCTATGAAGGTAGACTTGTATTATTATTTACCTTTGAAAGTGATCTTGGTGATGGTTGGGAAAATCCAGAAATTCATAATGATTCAGAAGAAGTTCGCCAGAAAGCACTAAAAATGGGTGCTAATATTATCAAATATGCTTTTGAAAATTAA
- a CDS encoding thioredoxin family protein, with amino-acid sequence MKRNLLILLTLIITTMVQAQSDNNSIVVMELFTSQGCSSCPPADELLDVINEKYKNDNVYVLSYHVDYWNRLGWKDPFSTEEFSDYQRDYAQQFNSRSIYTPQLVVNGSEHFTGSNSSKALAAIRNYSKSKTTNVIKFTNVERDTNTLKIDYGVQGDSFDQVTFALVVSERTTEIGRGENRNRSLKNTNIVASRLVANEISDSVTLSIPDWIGDKDELSVIAYTQDNKLVTTGAARINI; translated from the coding sequence ATGAAGAGAAACCTTTTGATACTATTAACGCTCATAATTACTACAATGGTTCAGGCACAGAGCGATAACAACTCAATTGTGGTAATGGAACTGTTTACTTCTCAGGGATGCAGCAGTTGCCCACCAGCAGATGAATTATTAGATGTGATTAATGAAAAATATAAAAATGATAATGTTTATGTTCTTTCATATCATGTGGATTATTGGAATCGATTAGGGTGGAAAGACCCTTTTAGTACAGAGGAGTTTAGTGATTATCAAAGAGATTATGCGCAACAGTTTAATAGTAGATCTATATACACACCTCAATTAGTTGTTAATGGTAGCGAACATTTCACGGGATCTAATAGCTCCAAAGCGTTGGCCGCAATACGTAATTATTCTAAATCAAAAACAACTAATGTAATTAAATTTACTAATGTAGAACGAGATACTAATACGCTAAAAATTGATTATGGAGTCCAAGGTGATTCATTTGATCAGGTAACATTTGCATTGGTAGTATCTGAGAGAACCACTGAGATTGGTAGAGGAGAGAATCGAAATAGAAGTTTAAAAAACACAAATATAGTTGCTAGTCGTTTGGTTGCTAATGAGATTTCTGATAGTGTTACTTTGTCAATTCCTGATTGGATAGGAGATAAAGATGAGTTATCGGTTATAGCATATACTCAGGATAATAAATTGGTGACTACTGGTGCAGCTAGAATAAATATTTAA
- a CDS encoding DUF1028 domain-containing protein: MKTRDTSLLAFIVLLAISGYSQNLPSLLTDKNINATFSILAYDKKAKEYGIAVATNNIYVGNSTVYIDPAIGAFSVIAETEPLYAIEGFKNLKAGKSIKQAILEVKENDKGSHYRQVSGMDVEGNVYAFTGESLKYWNGEASEVLGENFVVIGNQLDREVLSQMSKAFKNTEGTLAERLLQSLIAGQNAGGQISGKQSAAIVVKGADNAWYNQIDLRVDNSKKPIKELQILMNYHYGRIRLNQALYAHREGNIKRAKRKLLEAESMLDGWDGIYTRIAKTNFILGDEDKAIKWIKKGLSENPKWSVNIPAFYFLRNNPEMKSIIKPDSFNINDWENAIQMLSSLGRELEVITLAQELLDKKIESSYLNFLLGRSYFYEKEEDRAIGFLEKALILDKENIEARILLSKIK, encoded by the coding sequence ATGAAAACTCGAGATACCTCATTGTTAGCTTTTATAGTGTTATTAGCTATATCCGGATACAGTCAAAATTTACCAAGTCTATTAACTGATAAGAATATCAATGCTACTTTTTCTATTCTAGCTTATGACAAGAAAGCTAAAGAATATGGAATTGCTGTTGCAACCAATAATATATATGTTGGAAACTCTACGGTTTATATTGACCCAGCGATCGGAGCTTTTTCAGTTATTGCCGAAACTGAACCTCTGTACGCCATAGAAGGTTTTAAAAACTTAAAAGCTGGTAAATCAATAAAACAAGCTATTCTAGAGGTTAAAGAGAACGATAAAGGGTCGCACTATAGACAAGTATCTGGTATGGATGTAGAAGGAAATGTGTATGCTTTTACAGGAGAATCCTTAAAGTATTGGAATGGAGAAGCATCAGAGGTGTTAGGTGAGAATTTTGTAGTTATAGGTAATCAATTAGATAGAGAAGTACTTTCGCAAATGTCTAAAGCATTTAAAAATACTGAAGGAACATTGGCAGAACGACTTTTACAAAGCTTAATTGCTGGACAAAATGCTGGCGGACAAATTTCTGGAAAACAATCTGCTGCAATTGTTGTAAAGGGAGCTGATAATGCGTGGTATAACCAAATTGATTTGCGAGTAGATAATTCTAAAAAACCTATTAAAGAATTACAAATATTAATGAACTATCATTATGGACGAATTAGGCTTAATCAAGCATTATATGCACATAGAGAAGGAAATATAAAAAGAGCTAAACGAAAATTATTAGAAGCTGAATCAATGCTTGACGGATGGGATGGTATTTATACTCGAATTGCAAAAACTAATTTTATTTTAGGCGATGAAGACAAAGCTATCAAATGGATCAAAAAAGGGCTGTCAGAAAACCCAAAATGGTCAGTAAATATTCCTGCATTTTATTTTCTACGAAATAATCCAGAAATGAAATCAATTATTAAACCAGATTCATTTAACATAAATGATTGGGAGAATGCGATACAGATGCTTAGTAGTTTAGGGAGAGAACTAGAAGTTATTACGTTGGCTCAGGAACTGTTGGATAAAAAAATAGAATCCTCATATTTAAACTTTTTGTTAGGAAGAAGTTATTTCTATGAGAAAGAAGAAGATAGGGCAATTGGGTTTTTAGAAAAGGCGTTAATTCTAGATAAAGAAAATATCGAAGCAAGAATTTTACTTAGTAAAATCAAGTAA